One Perca flavescens isolate YP-PL-M2 chromosome 14, PFLA_1.0, whole genome shotgun sequence genomic window carries:
- the LOC114568490 gene encoding gastrula zinc finger protein XlCGF17.1-like, producing MATADAGDPSTELEPSPLSLKSLVWKVLNSLKHDSTCKKTFSCSECGRRFGRKQNLKSHMRSHTGEKPFSCSVCKKSFTYSANLRSHMTVHTGERPFICSVCRKSFKQSGSLKMHMRTHTGEKTFSCSKCGKRFARKQHLQTHMITHTGEKPFSCSVCKKSFTERGSVKTHMRIHTGEKPFICPECGERFCYKSYLKTHMITHTGEKAFSCSVCNKTLADRGSVKVHMRIHTGEEPFSCSQCGKRFNQNSNLKRHMITHTGEKPFSCSVCKKAFTQSSHLKYHMKQHTGEDPSTSCVSGTRKQQK from the exons ATGGCAACTGCAGATGCAGGAGACCCATCGACAGAACTTGAACCCtctcctctttcactgaagtcgctggtgtggaa agttttaaactctctgaaacatgattcaacatgtaagaaaacattcagctgctctgagtgtgggagaAGATTTGGCCGCAAGCAAAATCTGAAGAGTCACATGAGATCTcatacaggagagaaacctttcagctgctcggtctgtaagaaatcttttacatACAGTGCAAATTTACGGTCACACATGACAGTGCACACAGGAGAGAGGCCATTCATCTGCTCAGTGTGTAGGAAATCTTTTAAACAGAGTGGAAGTTTAAAGATgcacatgagaactcacacaggagagaaaactTTCAGCTGCTCTAAGTGTGGGAAAAGATTTGCCCGCAAGCAACATCTGCAAACACACATGATAACTcatacaggagaaaaacctttcagctgctcggTCTGCAAGAAATCttttacagagagaggaagtgtaaagacacacatgagaatccacacaggagagaaaccttttaTTTGTCCTGAGTGTGGAGAAAGATTTTGCTACAAGTCATATTTGAAGACTCACATgataactcacacaggagagaaagctTTCAGCTGCTCTGTCTGTAATAAAACTTTGGCAGATAGGGGAAGTGTAAAGgtacacatgagaatccacacaggggaggaaccatttagctgctctcAGTGTGGAAAAAGATTTAACCAGAACTCAAatctgaagagacacatgataactcacacaggagagaaacctttcagctgctcagtctgtaagaaagcttttacaCAGAGTAGCCATTTAAAATATCACATGAAACAACACACAGGAGAGGATCCGTCTACTTCCTGTGTTAGTGGCACCAGGAAGCAGCAGAAGTGA